TTGCCATGGACACCAGAATATCTGTAGTCAGAGCACCTATCAGTTGCAAAAGCCATGCTTGCAACCGATGGAAAATGTAAGAGGGAGTTCTTAAGGTTCTTGGTGGCATCACCCAAGGCATTCTGGGAAAACCTAGGGCCTGGCCCCAAAACTTCCCTACTCTGTGGCTAGTCCTGCTGCCAACAAAATCGTAGCGACCTGGCTTTTCACAGCTTTGCTTTTATTTCCAAGTCAAGGACAAGCCGCTTCATTCACTCCTGGGCATTTACTCTTCTTGTGGGTCTGTGATATTCCTTGCTTTCCAGGGAGAATGTGCTTGGCAAGGTCTGGAGAACTAATTCAGAATCttaggggaaggggagagatggAAATACAAACCTGCTTACTGGAAAGGTGCAAATATATGGGTTGAGCTGGAGGTAGGAATACAGGTAATTAAGGTTTCTAGTTTAAGGGAAAACAGATCTATTGCCATTTAAATAAGGTAACTGGGATTTGGTTAAGTTCACAAAGATAGCAGAAGATTTATTTACAGGCTTCACCTGTACTGTCAGGGCAAGAGAAAGCCTGGTAAACCAGCTACAGCAGTTTACCAGTGTGATGGCTGTGACACAGCTCCACTCCACGGGTGGACACAGCAGAGGGCAACTGGGCTGGCCTGGTTCAGTGTGAATCAAACCGCTTAACCCACACATGGTACATGTGATTTTCTTTTGTGAGCCTTACACCAAGCCAAACTATTGTCAAAGCATCATTTCTATAGAAATAAAGCCTTATCTTGACCTGTTCTATTAAAACCTGCCACATCCGCCCTTTCCTACCTAGATTTAATGAGCCCAAGTTTTTTTACATGGAAGAAATGACTCTGGGGCAAAGACCCCTAATGAactagtggcagagccaggaataAAACTTGAGTAACTAATGAGTCACTTATGGGCAGAGTATGCAAAAACCTTAAGTGGAAACCAAATAGACCCTGGTATCAAGAAAGCACAAAGTATTAATAGAAGTTTCTGGTTGGGGTGATCTAGGTTCAACAGAAATAAGATGATTTCTAAGTATAAAGCCATTTAAGAATTCCAGAGTAGGGTGGGAAAGCAAAAAGCCAGCTCTGAACAGGTAACAGCTACATGGTGACTGAGTCTATGGGCAAAAGTTCTTGCATCACAGGCTTTTGGGAACTAGCCTATCACAGGGCCCTGTACAAATAAACTtggctgcaatcccagctctCCCTCTGATGTTGTGTGACCTTAAGGAGTGTAAATGGCACCTTAGTTTCAGGGTCACTTGGGTATGAGCATTGGATATTCCCATCCCCACCTCAGTAACTGAAGGACAAACCAAGATAAGTGTGTCTATCTACTGTGTCCCAGGcttctttatttaagaaaaaagtgaTACATGATGTGGGATTAAAATCAAGAGCATCATTGAACTTCACCTTCCCTCCAACCAGTTGCCCCAaactcccctgcccccaccctttgTGTTCCCAATTCCTTCCTTAGTGAATGAAGAACTTAATCCCAAAAACCCTGGCACAAACTCCAGGTTTTCTTTCCCtagctcctcccctccccctgtcCCCCATTCCTAGAAGGGCAGGCACCTCAGTTTGAATGCATGGGAGAGCCCAGAGTGGTGACAGAGACAGGGGGAAAGGCTTCCCCCTCAGGGAAAGGGACCGAGGAGTACAGTGCAGTGAAGTGAGGGCTCCCATAGCCTGGGGTACCAAAATGGGGCCCTGGGGCCAGAGGAAAGGACACTGGTCCCCCTGAGAAAGGAGACCCAGCAGCCTCAAAATCCTCTCGTTGTGCATAGTCGCTGCTTGATCGCTTGCCCTTCTGGCGCCGGTTACAGAACCACACTCGGACCACCTGCCAGTGAACGACAGAAAGGAGAATGACATTAGACAATGAGCTGAGAGACGGGCCTGACTCTGCTTGGACATTCTATCCAAAGCCAACAGCCCTAGAGCAGTTAGAGGAGGACATTAGAGAATGAGCTGAGACAGGCCTGACTGCTTGGACATTCTGTCCAAAGCCAACAGCCCTAGAGCAGTTGGAGGAGCCAGAGCTAGGGAAAGCGAGGTGGTGACAGGGGAAAGAGATGGAGCCTGCAGAGAGACATGGCACTCACATCCTTCTCGAGCCCAAGCTGCTGGGCGATGTGGCTGATCTGCTGCAGTGTGGGTTTCGGGCACTGCAGGAACAAATTCTCCAGGTTGCCTCTCACTCGGTTCTCGATACTGGTTCGCTTTCTCTTTCGGGCCTGCACGAGGGTTTCTGCTTTGCATATCTGTgcaggtgggaagggggtgacAAGGGCAAGCTTTGGACTTGCTGAGTAACAGCATCACAGGGGTCTGTGACTAGATGTGTCAGCAGAGCCAGGTGGTGGTGTGAAAAGGCAGGATCCTGGAAGGGTTGGCTCTGGACCTTATCCCAGCAGAACTGAGGAATT
This Homo sapiens chromosome 6 genomic scaffold, GRCh38.p14 alternate locus group ALT_REF_LOCI_7 HSCHR6_MHC_SSTO_CTG1 DNA region includes the following protein-coding sequences:
- the POU5F1 gene encoding POU domain, class 5, transcription factor 1 isoform 3 (isoform 3 is encoded by transcript variant 5), translated to MHFYRLFLGATRRFLNPEWKGEIDNWCVYVLTSLLPFKIQSQDIKALQKELEQFAKLLKQKRITLGYTQADVGLTLGVLFGKVFSQTTICRFEALQLSFKNMCKLRPLLQKWVEEADNNENLQEICKAETLVQARKRKRTSIENRVRGNLENLFLQCPKPTLQQISHIAQQLGLEKDVVRVWFCNRRQKGKRSSSDYAQREDFEAAGSPFSGGPVSFPLAPGPHFGTPGYGSPHFTALYSSVPFPEGEAFPPVSVTTLGSPMHSN
- the POU5F1 gene encoding POU domain, class 5, transcription factor 1 isoform 2 (isoform 2 is encoded by transcript variant 2; non-AUG (CUG) translation initiation codon), giving the protein MGVLFGKVFSQTTICRFEALQLSFKNMCKLRPLLQKWVEEADNNENLQEICKAETLVQARKRKRTSIENRVRGNLENLFLQCPKPTLQQISHIAQQLGLEKDVVRVWFCNRRQKGKRSSSDYAQREDFEAAGSPFSGGPVSFPLAPGPHFGTPGYGSPHFTALYSSVPFPEGEAFPPVSVTTLGSPMHSN